A stretch of Lactuca sativa cultivar Salinas chromosome 6, Lsat_Salinas_v11, whole genome shotgun sequence DNA encodes these proteins:
- the LOC111892144 gene encoding uncharacterized protein LOC111892144 isoform X2, translating into MTISQPHALPSVCCPRSVSLSKYLNPWISCKHSTCLFHKKVASVDYLLSSKVYSRKRYQINLCLLEDGTLGLSSRSLKPQLTYFTHYKSRRTRQFFPFASADDGVTVNGASTSGDVEEMRVKLDQSLQNEEYNSALIQSLHDAARVYELAIKDQISASKSSWFSTAWLGIDQNAWVKALSYQASVYSLLLAACEISSRGDRRDRDINVFVQRSLSRYYAPLESVIRDALSDKQPELYEWFLSQQMPSVVSSFVNYFEKDQRFSAATGVVRKGTSVTSGDASDRSLLLFALSCIAAITKLGPTKVSCTQFYSLLPEITGRLMDMLVEFVPIHKAYGSIKEIGLKREFLVHFGHRAAACRVKDDQGTEEVLFWVSLVQRHLQRAIDRERIWSRLTTCESIEVLDKDLAIFGFFIALGRRTQLYLSANNFEAAPKPIEGLIRYLIGGSVLYYPQLSSISSYQLYVEVVCEELDWLPFYPGDIDTQKGSHGHKSKQGPPNEEAIPVVLDVCSHWIQSFIKYSKWLENPSNVKAARFLSRGHNILQDSMEELGIPKKRMIESSTNNTFEITRSGGYSPLKKQLDSFDKALESVDDALIKLEGLLQELHVSSSSSGKEHLKAACSDLEKIRKLKKEAEFLEASFRAKTDSLQQGNDDGRAERQSSSNVDLDMSSSKPDVLWSLLLRRPTPTTETSYKNDDDDDTSLLESNEIQRFELLRNELMELEMRVERSTKRSENEEEDLKMTNYPKDPEGVQLVKAQEKENIIGRSINKLKGSTTDVLQGTQLLAIDVAAATGLLRRVLIGDELTDKEKQALRRTLTDLAAVIPIGFLMLLPVTAVGHAAMLAAIQRYVPSMIPSTYGQDRLDLLRQLEKVKEMETMEGNTTEEKL; encoded by the exons ATGACCATTTCTCAACCTCACGCTCTCCCTAGTGTTTGTTGCCCCCGTTCTGTTTCCCTATCGAA ATATCTGAATCCATGGATTTCATGTAAACATTCCACATGTTTATTTCACAAGAAGGTAGCTTCTGTGGACTACTTACTATCCAGTAAGGTTTATTCAAGAAAGAGATACCAGATAAATCTCTGTTTATTAGAAGATGGAACACTTGGTCTTAGTTCCAGATCATTAAAGCCCCAATTAACCTATTTCACCCATTACAAATCAAGAAGAACAAGACAATTTTTCCCATTTGCTTCTGCTGATGATGGTGTAACAGTTAATGGAGCAAGTACTAGTGGTGATGTTGAGGAAATGAGGGTTAAACTTGACCAGTCATTGCAAAATGAAGAATATAATAGTGCACTTATTCAATCATTGCATGATGCTGCAAGGGTATATGAATTAGCCATTAAAGATCAGATCTCTGCATCCAAATCATCATGGTTTTCAACAGCTTGGCTTGGTATAGACCAAAATGCTTGGGTGAAAGCCTTGTCTTATCAG GCCTCAGTGTATTCGTTACTTTTAGCAGCATGTGAGATTTCATCTCGTGGTGATAGAAGAGATCGTGACATCAATGTTTTTGTTCAGAGGAG TCTCTCAAGATATTACGCTCCCTTAGAAAGTGTAATACGCGATGCACTCTCAGACAAACAACCAGAACTTTATGAATGGTTTTTATCCCAACAAATGCCATCTGTCGTCTCCAGTTTTGTCAATTACTTTGAAAAAGACCAACGATTTTCAGCTGCTACAGGCGT GGTAAGAAAAGGAACATCTGTAACTTCAGGGGATGCAAGTGACAGGTCTTTGCTTCTTTTTGCATTGAGTTGCATAGCAGCAATAACAAAACTCGGCCCCACAAAAGTTTCTTGCACACAGTTTTACTCTCTTCTCCCTGAGATAACTGGTAGACTGATGGATATGTTGGTTGAGTTTGTTCCTATACACAAAGCTTATGGCTCTATAAAAGAGATTGGATTAAAAAGAGAGTTTTTAGTCCATTTTGGACATCGAGCTGCAGCTTGTAGAGTGAAAGATGATCAAGGAACTGAAGAAGTGTTATTTTGGGTGAGTCTTGTACAGAGGCATCTACAACGCGCTATTGATAGAGAGAGAATATGGTCAAGATTGACCACATGTGAAAGTATTGAG GTGTTGGATAAGGATTTGGCTATTTTTGGATTCTTCATTGCTTTAGGAAGGAGGACTCAGTTGTACTTATCTGCAAATAACTTTGAAGCAGCACCGAAACCCATTGAAGGATTGATCAG GTATCTTATTGGTGGTAGTGTGTTATATTATCCTCAGCTTTCATCAATAAGCTCTTATCAACTGTATGTGGAG GTTGTATGTGAAGAATTGGATTGGCTTCCATTTTATCCAGGTGACATCGACACTCAAAAAGGGTCACATGGGCATAAAAGTAAACAAGGTCCTCCAAATGAGGAAGCTATCCCTGTTGTTTTAGATGTTTGTTCACACTGGATTCAGAGTTTTATTAAATATAGTAAATGGCTTGAGAACCCTTCTAATGTCAAAGCTGCAAGGTTTCTTTCTAGAGG gCACAACATTTTACAGGACTCTATGGAAGAACTAGGCATACCTAA GAAGCGCATGATCGAAAGCAGCACTAATAATACTTTTGAGATCACACGTTCAGGAGGTTATTCTCCATTGAAAAAACAACTAGATTCCTTTGACAAG gcaTTAGAGAGTGTTGATGATGCTCTTATAAAGCTTGAGGGGCTGCTTCAAGAGTTACACGTATCCAGCTCCAGTTCTGGAAAGGAGCATCTAAAAGCTGCTTGTTCTGATCTTGaaaagattaggaaacttaaaaAAGAGGCTGAATTTCTTGAGGCGTCATTTAGGGCAAAAACAGATTCCCTTCAGCAG GGAAATGATGATGGTCGTGCTGAGAGGCAATCTAGTTCTAATGTAGACCTGGATATGTCCAGCAG taAACCTGATGTCTTATGGAGCTTGCTGCTACGTCGTCCAACCCCAACCACAGAAACTTCCTACAAAAAT gatgatgatgatgacacaAGTCTACTTGAATCAAATGAAATCCAACGTTTTGAATTATTAAGAAACGAACTCATGGAACTTGAAATGCGAGTTGAAAGAAGCACTAAACGCTCTGAAAACGAAGAG GAGGATCTTAAAATGACTAATTATCCTAAAGATCCTGAAGGGGTTCAACTAGTGAAAGCACAGGAGAAAGAGAATATAATCGGAAGGTCCATAAACAAGTTGAAAGGAAGCACcaca GATGTGTTGCAGGGTACCCAACTTTTAGCCATAGATGTTGCTGCAGCTACAGGGTTGCTTAGAAGGGTGCTTATAGGAGATGAGTTAACTGATAAAGAGAAACAAGCTCTTCGAAGAACTTTGACTGATTTAGCAGCTGTAATTCCAATTGGCTTTCTCATGCTACTACCT GTGACTGCAGTTGGGCATGCAGCAATGTTGGCTGCTATTCAAAGATATGTGCCATCGATG ATTCCATCGACGTATGGACAAGATAGGCTGGATCTTTTAAGGCAGCTTGAGAAGGTGAAGGAAATGGAAACAATGGAGGGGAACACTACAGAAGagaaattatag
- the LOC111892144 gene encoding uncharacterized protein LOC111892144 isoform X1, producing the protein MTISQPHALPSVCCPRSVSLSKYLNPWISCKHSTCLFHKKVASVDYLLSSKVYSRKRYQINLCLLEDGTLGLSSRSLKPQLTYFTHYKSRRTRQFFPFASADDGVTVNGASTSGDVEEMRVKLDQSLQNEEYNSALIQSLHDAARVYELAIKDQISASKSSWFSTAWLGIDQNAWVKALSYQASVYSLLLAACEISSRGDRRDRDINVFVQRSLSRYYAPLESVIRDALSDKQPELYEWFLSQQMPSVVSSFVNYFEKDQRFSAATGVVRKGTSVTSGDASDRSLLLFALSCIAAITKLGPTKVSCTQFYSLLPEITGRLMDMLVEFVPIHKAYGSIKEIGLKREFLVHFGHRAAACRVKDDQGTEEVLFWVSLVQRHLQRAIDRERIWSRLTTCESIEVLDKDLAIFGFFIALGRRTQLYLSANNFEAAPKPIEGLIRYLIGGSVLYYPQLSSISSYQLYVEVVCEELDWLPFYPGDIDTQKGSHGHKSKQGPPNEEAIPVVLDVCSHWIQSFIKYSKWLENPSNVKAARFLSRGHNILQDSMEELGIPNCDTLAECKKVELASSYEKSPKALESECNLGWLERLVHVIVVICQTVKRMIESSTNNTFEITRSGGYSPLKKQLDSFDKALESVDDALIKLEGLLQELHVSSSSSGKEHLKAACSDLEKIRKLKKEAEFLEASFRAKTDSLQQGNDDGRAERQSSSNVDLDMSSSKPDVLWSLLLRRPTPTTETSYKNDDDDDTSLLESNEIQRFELLRNELMELEMRVERSTKRSENEEEDLKMTNYPKDPEGVQLVKAQEKENIIGRSINKLKGSTTDVLQGTQLLAIDVAAATGLLRRVLIGDELTDKEKQALRRTLTDLAAVIPIGFLMLLPVTAVGHAAMLAAIQRYVPSMIPSTYGQDRLDLLRQLEKVKEMETMEGNTTEEKL; encoded by the exons ATGACCATTTCTCAACCTCACGCTCTCCCTAGTGTTTGTTGCCCCCGTTCTGTTTCCCTATCGAA ATATCTGAATCCATGGATTTCATGTAAACATTCCACATGTTTATTTCACAAGAAGGTAGCTTCTGTGGACTACTTACTATCCAGTAAGGTTTATTCAAGAAAGAGATACCAGATAAATCTCTGTTTATTAGAAGATGGAACACTTGGTCTTAGTTCCAGATCATTAAAGCCCCAATTAACCTATTTCACCCATTACAAATCAAGAAGAACAAGACAATTTTTCCCATTTGCTTCTGCTGATGATGGTGTAACAGTTAATGGAGCAAGTACTAGTGGTGATGTTGAGGAAATGAGGGTTAAACTTGACCAGTCATTGCAAAATGAAGAATATAATAGTGCACTTATTCAATCATTGCATGATGCTGCAAGGGTATATGAATTAGCCATTAAAGATCAGATCTCTGCATCCAAATCATCATGGTTTTCAACAGCTTGGCTTGGTATAGACCAAAATGCTTGGGTGAAAGCCTTGTCTTATCAG GCCTCAGTGTATTCGTTACTTTTAGCAGCATGTGAGATTTCATCTCGTGGTGATAGAAGAGATCGTGACATCAATGTTTTTGTTCAGAGGAG TCTCTCAAGATATTACGCTCCCTTAGAAAGTGTAATACGCGATGCACTCTCAGACAAACAACCAGAACTTTATGAATGGTTTTTATCCCAACAAATGCCATCTGTCGTCTCCAGTTTTGTCAATTACTTTGAAAAAGACCAACGATTTTCAGCTGCTACAGGCGT GGTAAGAAAAGGAACATCTGTAACTTCAGGGGATGCAAGTGACAGGTCTTTGCTTCTTTTTGCATTGAGTTGCATAGCAGCAATAACAAAACTCGGCCCCACAAAAGTTTCTTGCACACAGTTTTACTCTCTTCTCCCTGAGATAACTGGTAGACTGATGGATATGTTGGTTGAGTTTGTTCCTATACACAAAGCTTATGGCTCTATAAAAGAGATTGGATTAAAAAGAGAGTTTTTAGTCCATTTTGGACATCGAGCTGCAGCTTGTAGAGTGAAAGATGATCAAGGAACTGAAGAAGTGTTATTTTGGGTGAGTCTTGTACAGAGGCATCTACAACGCGCTATTGATAGAGAGAGAATATGGTCAAGATTGACCACATGTGAAAGTATTGAG GTGTTGGATAAGGATTTGGCTATTTTTGGATTCTTCATTGCTTTAGGAAGGAGGACTCAGTTGTACTTATCTGCAAATAACTTTGAAGCAGCACCGAAACCCATTGAAGGATTGATCAG GTATCTTATTGGTGGTAGTGTGTTATATTATCCTCAGCTTTCATCAATAAGCTCTTATCAACTGTATGTGGAG GTTGTATGTGAAGAATTGGATTGGCTTCCATTTTATCCAGGTGACATCGACACTCAAAAAGGGTCACATGGGCATAAAAGTAAACAAGGTCCTCCAAATGAGGAAGCTATCCCTGTTGTTTTAGATGTTTGTTCACACTGGATTCAGAGTTTTATTAAATATAGTAAATGGCTTGAGAACCCTTCTAATGTCAAAGCTGCAAGGTTTCTTTCTAGAGG gCACAACATTTTACAGGACTCTATGGAAGAACTAGGCATACCTAA TTGTGACACTTTGGCAGAGTGTAAAAAGGTGGAGTTGGCTTCATCCTATGAAAAGAGTCCCAAGGCTTTAGAGAGTGAGTGTAATTTGGGGTGGCTTGAGAGATTAGTCCATGTGATTGTAGTCATTTGTCAGACAGT GAAGCGCATGATCGAAAGCAGCACTAATAATACTTTTGAGATCACACGTTCAGGAGGTTATTCTCCATTGAAAAAACAACTAGATTCCTTTGACAAG gcaTTAGAGAGTGTTGATGATGCTCTTATAAAGCTTGAGGGGCTGCTTCAAGAGTTACACGTATCCAGCTCCAGTTCTGGAAAGGAGCATCTAAAAGCTGCTTGTTCTGATCTTGaaaagattaggaaacttaaaaAAGAGGCTGAATTTCTTGAGGCGTCATTTAGGGCAAAAACAGATTCCCTTCAGCAG GGAAATGATGATGGTCGTGCTGAGAGGCAATCTAGTTCTAATGTAGACCTGGATATGTCCAGCAG taAACCTGATGTCTTATGGAGCTTGCTGCTACGTCGTCCAACCCCAACCACAGAAACTTCCTACAAAAAT gatgatgatgatgacacaAGTCTACTTGAATCAAATGAAATCCAACGTTTTGAATTATTAAGAAACGAACTCATGGAACTTGAAATGCGAGTTGAAAGAAGCACTAAACGCTCTGAAAACGAAGAG GAGGATCTTAAAATGACTAATTATCCTAAAGATCCTGAAGGGGTTCAACTAGTGAAAGCACAGGAGAAAGAGAATATAATCGGAAGGTCCATAAACAAGTTGAAAGGAAGCACcaca GATGTGTTGCAGGGTACCCAACTTTTAGCCATAGATGTTGCTGCAGCTACAGGGTTGCTTAGAAGGGTGCTTATAGGAGATGAGTTAACTGATAAAGAGAAACAAGCTCTTCGAAGAACTTTGACTGATTTAGCAGCTGTAATTCCAATTGGCTTTCTCATGCTACTACCT GTGACTGCAGTTGGGCATGCAGCAATGTTGGCTGCTATTCAAAGATATGTGCCATCGATG ATTCCATCGACGTATGGACAAGATAGGCTGGATCTTTTAAGGCAGCTTGAGAAGGTGAAGGAAATGGAAACAATGGAGGGGAACACTACAGAAGagaaattatag
- the LOC111892144 gene encoding uncharacterized protein LOC111892144 isoform X3 has translation MTISQPHALPSVCCPRSVSLSKYLNPWISCKHSTCLFHKKVASVDYLLSSKVYSRKRYQINLCLLEDGTLGLSSRSLKPQLTYFTHYKSRRTRQFFPFASADDGVTVNGASTSGDVEEMRVKLDQSLQNEEYNSALIQSLHDAARVYELAIKDQISASKSSWFSTAWLGIDQNAWVKALSYQASVYSLLLAACEISSRGDRRDRDINVFVQRSLSRYYAPLESVIRDALSDKQPELYEWFLSQQMPSVVSSFVNYFEKDQRFSAATGVVRKGTSVTSGDASDRSLLLFALSCIAAITKLGPTKVSCTQFYSLLPEITGRLMDMLVEFVPIHKAYGSIKEIGLKREFLVHFGHRAAACRVKDDQGTEEVLFWVSLVQRHLQRAIDRERIWSRLTTCESIEVLDKDLAIFGFFIALGRRTQLYLSANNFEAAPKPIEGLIRYLIGGSVLYYPQLSSISSYQLYVEVVCEELDWLPFYPGDIDTQKGSHGHKSKQGPPNEEAIPVVLDVCSHWIQSFIKYSKWLENPSNVKAARFLSRGHNILQDSMEELGIPNCDTLAECKKVELASSYEKSPKALESECNLGWLERLVHVIVVICQTVKRMIESSTNNTFEITRSGGYSPLKKQLDSFDKALESVDDALIKLEGLLQELHVSSSSSGKEHLKAACSDLEKIRKLKKEAEFLEASFRAKTDSLQQGNDDGRAERQSSSNVDLDMSSSKPDVLWSLLLRRPTPTTETSYKNDDDDDTSLLESNEIQRFELLRNELMELEMRVERSTKRSENEEEDLKMTNYPKDPEGVQLVKAQEKENIIGRMCCRVPNF, from the exons ATGACCATTTCTCAACCTCACGCTCTCCCTAGTGTTTGTTGCCCCCGTTCTGTTTCCCTATCGAA ATATCTGAATCCATGGATTTCATGTAAACATTCCACATGTTTATTTCACAAGAAGGTAGCTTCTGTGGACTACTTACTATCCAGTAAGGTTTATTCAAGAAAGAGATACCAGATAAATCTCTGTTTATTAGAAGATGGAACACTTGGTCTTAGTTCCAGATCATTAAAGCCCCAATTAACCTATTTCACCCATTACAAATCAAGAAGAACAAGACAATTTTTCCCATTTGCTTCTGCTGATGATGGTGTAACAGTTAATGGAGCAAGTACTAGTGGTGATGTTGAGGAAATGAGGGTTAAACTTGACCAGTCATTGCAAAATGAAGAATATAATAGTGCACTTATTCAATCATTGCATGATGCTGCAAGGGTATATGAATTAGCCATTAAAGATCAGATCTCTGCATCCAAATCATCATGGTTTTCAACAGCTTGGCTTGGTATAGACCAAAATGCTTGGGTGAAAGCCTTGTCTTATCAG GCCTCAGTGTATTCGTTACTTTTAGCAGCATGTGAGATTTCATCTCGTGGTGATAGAAGAGATCGTGACATCAATGTTTTTGTTCAGAGGAG TCTCTCAAGATATTACGCTCCCTTAGAAAGTGTAATACGCGATGCACTCTCAGACAAACAACCAGAACTTTATGAATGGTTTTTATCCCAACAAATGCCATCTGTCGTCTCCAGTTTTGTCAATTACTTTGAAAAAGACCAACGATTTTCAGCTGCTACAGGCGT GGTAAGAAAAGGAACATCTGTAACTTCAGGGGATGCAAGTGACAGGTCTTTGCTTCTTTTTGCATTGAGTTGCATAGCAGCAATAACAAAACTCGGCCCCACAAAAGTTTCTTGCACACAGTTTTACTCTCTTCTCCCTGAGATAACTGGTAGACTGATGGATATGTTGGTTGAGTTTGTTCCTATACACAAAGCTTATGGCTCTATAAAAGAGATTGGATTAAAAAGAGAGTTTTTAGTCCATTTTGGACATCGAGCTGCAGCTTGTAGAGTGAAAGATGATCAAGGAACTGAAGAAGTGTTATTTTGGGTGAGTCTTGTACAGAGGCATCTACAACGCGCTATTGATAGAGAGAGAATATGGTCAAGATTGACCACATGTGAAAGTATTGAG GTGTTGGATAAGGATTTGGCTATTTTTGGATTCTTCATTGCTTTAGGAAGGAGGACTCAGTTGTACTTATCTGCAAATAACTTTGAAGCAGCACCGAAACCCATTGAAGGATTGATCAG GTATCTTATTGGTGGTAGTGTGTTATATTATCCTCAGCTTTCATCAATAAGCTCTTATCAACTGTATGTGGAG GTTGTATGTGAAGAATTGGATTGGCTTCCATTTTATCCAGGTGACATCGACACTCAAAAAGGGTCACATGGGCATAAAAGTAAACAAGGTCCTCCAAATGAGGAAGCTATCCCTGTTGTTTTAGATGTTTGTTCACACTGGATTCAGAGTTTTATTAAATATAGTAAATGGCTTGAGAACCCTTCTAATGTCAAAGCTGCAAGGTTTCTTTCTAGAGG gCACAACATTTTACAGGACTCTATGGAAGAACTAGGCATACCTAA TTGTGACACTTTGGCAGAGTGTAAAAAGGTGGAGTTGGCTTCATCCTATGAAAAGAGTCCCAAGGCTTTAGAGAGTGAGTGTAATTTGGGGTGGCTTGAGAGATTAGTCCATGTGATTGTAGTCATTTGTCAGACAGT GAAGCGCATGATCGAAAGCAGCACTAATAATACTTTTGAGATCACACGTTCAGGAGGTTATTCTCCATTGAAAAAACAACTAGATTCCTTTGACAAG gcaTTAGAGAGTGTTGATGATGCTCTTATAAAGCTTGAGGGGCTGCTTCAAGAGTTACACGTATCCAGCTCCAGTTCTGGAAAGGAGCATCTAAAAGCTGCTTGTTCTGATCTTGaaaagattaggaaacttaaaaAAGAGGCTGAATTTCTTGAGGCGTCATTTAGGGCAAAAACAGATTCCCTTCAGCAG GGAAATGATGATGGTCGTGCTGAGAGGCAATCTAGTTCTAATGTAGACCTGGATATGTCCAGCAG taAACCTGATGTCTTATGGAGCTTGCTGCTACGTCGTCCAACCCCAACCACAGAAACTTCCTACAAAAAT gatgatgatgatgacacaAGTCTACTTGAATCAAATGAAATCCAACGTTTTGAATTATTAAGAAACGAACTCATGGAACTTGAAATGCGAGTTGAAAGAAGCACTAAACGCTCTGAAAACGAAGAG GAGGATCTTAAAATGACTAATTATCCTAAAGATCCTGAAGGGGTTCAACTAGTGAAAGCACAGGAGAAAGAGAATATAATCGGAAG GATGTGTTGCAGGGTACCCAACTTTTAG